From Aquificota bacterium, one genomic window encodes:
- a CDS encoding Eco57I restriction-modification methylase domain-containing protein, with product MERGQAKELIRSCFESPFDNRKFTLFLKHLLKDYEEENIEYKGGQIPERFRNYVDSLRHIGKYEDDNKKIVLLVVHLKDENTLERARALQRNLVAWYLKEGNFRAGLVAFVAEGSKSWRFSLVKLDYRQEITPSGKLVAREEFTPAKRWSFLVGEGEKSHTAQSRFLPLLEDDRKRPTLKDLEEAFSVEPITEEFFEAYRYAIKEVIVRSLGEGSDYKRRYAFAQQLLSRILFIYFLQRKKWLKWKDYEQDPNYMRNLWNKYKEYVKRDPNQKDTFYSVWLSSLFFGAFNKRSSLIDKRLPEEIQESFRLMPYLNGGLFLKNDLDEEFTHVPDSVFEWLFEPDLSERDKKKGFLEVFNFTIDEALPLDVEVAVDPEMLGRVYESLIAEEERGESGIFYTPRVEIDFMCRLSLVEYLASQTDIEKEKLIDFIFDPHNGVEKLTEKEAKAIKESLEDVKIVDPAVGSASFLVGMMNILVELHSELTRKIEGREENIYALKQKIIKENLYGVEVKDWAVMVGELRLWLSLVIETEEKYMDIYTKPLLPNLSFKIRQGDSLVEEIGGILISLRGENPKKYISPKIEAKIRELIDKKNAFFSGQVSADLREIKEIEELERNILKEILEAKIEMLEKEIKQAEFYKKLEEGKGLFGEVNKKEGKRKEEEIKSLKREKERLEEALRNIENKTRKDYFLWEIDFAEVFATKGGFDIVIGNPPYVRQELIAPPLEDKSRYTEEEWKKLKKEYKDRLESSVKSIWKNVKIDKKSDLYVYFYYHGLSLLREGGIFCFINSNSWLDVGYGAGLQEFLLKRMRPIYIIDNLRKRSFKQADVNTVIVLIQRPKEELDDYTVKFVAFKKPFEEVVNAEVIKRLESIKEPVFDDEDFRVFPKSKRELLLEGSEIPEEEGLIGYSKPEELVYVGNKWGGKYLRAPEIYFKILEKGKGKLVRLGDIAKIEGYIHDNNVKPNFPKTKIIFSTQDLTKILIDNDNPYIIEYGVNPKGNSRHVPDLAVGRTFNSRFIVYYNKARVLFKRFYKIILKNKDLSLQTALVMNSTLQVMFWEVEGIIEGLGALNIYERELERVFLLNPLFIRTPEDSILKILSREIHSIFKELGFDPNKPIREQEPNPLPDRKALDDIVFDALGLTEEERKEVYWAVAELVKNRLEKARSV from the coding sequence ATGGAAAGGGGTCAGGCGAAGGAGTTAATAAGAAGTTGTTTTGAATCACCCTTTGACAACAGAAAATTCACCTTATTCCTTAAACATCTTCTAAAAGACTATGAGGAAGAGAACATAGAATATAAGGGCGGTCAAATTCCAGAGAGGTTTAGAAATTATGTAGATTCTTTAAGGCATATAGGTAAATACGAAGATGATAACAAAAAAATAGTCCTGCTGGTTGTTCATTTAAAGGATGAAAATACCCTTGAGAGGGCACGTGCGCTACAAAGAAACTTGGTAGCTTGGTATTTGAAGGAGGGTAATTTCCGTGCTGGCTTGGTGGCCTTTGTGGCAGAGGGTAGTAAAAGCTGGAGATTTTCCCTTGTAAAGCTTGATTATAGGCAAGAGATTACGCCATCTGGTAAGCTGGTTGCAAGGGAAGAGTTTACACCCGCTAAAAGATGGTCCTTTTTGGTGGGTGAAGGAGAAAAGAGCCATACGGCTCAGTCAAGGTTTTTGCCCCTATTGGAGGACGATAGAAAAAGGCCTACCCTTAAAGATTTAGAAGAAGCCTTTAGCGTTGAACCAATAACGGAGGAGTTCTTTGAGGCATACAGATATGCCATAAAGGAGGTTATTGTAAGGTCCTTAGGTGAGGGTTCCGACTACAAAAGGCGTTATGCTTTTGCCCAACAGCTTCTTTCAAGAATACTCTTTATATACTTTTTGCAAAGGAAAAAGTGGTTAAAGTGGAAAGATTATGAGCAAGACCCTAATTATATGAGAAATCTATGGAATAAATACAAGGAGTATGTCAAAAGAGATCCAAACCAAAAGGATACTTTTTACTCTGTATGGCTTTCAAGCCTATTCTTTGGTGCTTTTAATAAAAGGTCCAGCCTTATAGACAAAAGACTTCCTGAAGAAATTCAAGAGTCCTTTAGGCTTATGCCATACCTTAACGGTGGGCTATTTTTGAAAAACGACCTTGATGAAGAATTTACACATGTGCCAGACAGCGTTTTTGAGTGGCTTTTTGAACCAGATTTGAGCGAAAGGGATAAGAAAAAAGGCTTTTTGGAGGTATTCAACTTTACCATTGACGAGGCTTTGCCCTTGGATGTGGAAGTGGCTGTGGACCCAGAGATGCTTGGCAGGGTCTACGAGTCTCTAATAGCGGAGGAAGAGAGGGGAGAAAGTGGTATTTTCTATACTCCAAGGGTAGAAATTGATTTTATGTGTAGGCTTTCCTTAGTGGAGTATCTTGCCAGTCAAACGGACATTGAAAAGGAAAAGCTTATAGACTTTATTTTTGACCCGCATAATGGAGTTGAAAAGCTAACAGAAAAAGAGGCAAAGGCAATAAAGGAAAGTTTAGAAGATGTAAAAATAGTTGACCCTGCAGTAGGTTCTGCTTCTTTCCTTGTGGGTATGATGAATATACTTGTGGAGCTTCATTCTGAGCTTACAAGGAAAATTGAAGGAAGGGAGGAGAATATCTATGCACTAAAGCAAAAGATCATTAAAGAGAATTTATATGGTGTGGAAGTAAAGGATTGGGCCGTAATGGTGGGAGAGCTAAGACTTTGGCTATCTTTGGTTATAGAAACGGAAGAAAAATACATGGACATATACACCAAACCCCTTTTGCCAAACTTATCTTTCAAAATCCGTCAGGGTGATTCTCTTGTGGAAGAAATAGGTGGTATTCTAATAAGCCTAAGGGGAGAAAATCCCAAAAAATACATATCTCCAAAAATAGAAGCAAAAATAAGAGAGCTAATTGATAAAAAGAACGCCTTTTTCTCCGGACAAGTGAGCGCAGATTTAAGGGAGATAAAAGAAATTGAAGAGCTTGAGCGGAATATTTTAAAGGAGATTCTTGAGGCAAAAATAGAGATGCTTGAAAAGGAAATTAAACAGGCTGAGTTTTATAAAAAATTAGAAGAGGGTAAAGGCTTATTTGGTGAGGTTAATAAGAAGGAAGGGAAAAGGAAGGAAGAGGAGATTAAAAGTCTTAAAAGGGAAAAGGAAAGGCTTGAAGAGGCTTTAAGAAACATTGAGAATAAAACACGGAAGGATTATTTCCTTTGGGAGATTGATTTTGCAGAAGTTTTTGCCACAAAAGGTGGATTTGATATTGTAATTGGAAACCCGCCCTACGTAAGGCAGGAGTTGATAGCCCCACCCTTGGAAGATAAGAGTAGATACACAGAAGAAGAATGGAAAAAACTGAAAAAGGAATATAAGGATAGGTTGGAAAGTTCTGTAAAAAGTATTTGGAAGAATGTTAAGATAGACAAAAAGAGCGACCTTTATGTATATTTTTACTATCATGGGCTTTCTCTCTTGAGAGAAGGTGGAATATTTTGCTTTATAAACTCCAACTCTTGGCTTGATGTGGGATATGGAGCGGGGCTTCAGGAGTTTTTACTCAAAAGAATGCGACCAATTTATATCATTGATAACCTGCGGAAGCGTTCCTTTAAGCAGGCAGATGTAAATACGGTGATTGTTTTGATTCAAAGACCAAAAGAGGAGCTGGATGATTATACGGTTAAGTTTGTAGCCTTTAAAAAGCCCTTTGAGGAAGTGGTAAATGCAGAAGTAATAAAGAGGCTTGAAAGCATAAAAGAGCCTGTTTTTGATGATGAGGATTTTAGGGTGTTTCCAAAGTCAAAAAGGGAGCTTTTGCTTGAAGGCAGTGAAATTCCAGAAGAAGAGGGCTTGATAGGATATAGTAAGCCAGAAGAGCTTGTTTATGTTGGCAATAAATGGGGCGGGAAATACCTAAGGGCACCAGAGATTTATTTTAAGATTTTGGAAAAAGGGAAAGGAAAATTGGTGAGGTTGGGGGATATTGCAAAAATTGAAGGATATATTCATGATAATAACGTAAAGCCTAATTTTCCTAAAACAAAGATAATCTTTTCAACCCAAGACCTTACAAAAATTCTTATAGATAATGACAACCCTTATATTATTGAGTATGGTGTGAATCCTAAAGGAAATTCGCGACATGTTCCCGATCTTGCTGTAGGTAGGACGTTTAATAGTAGATTTATTGTGTATTATAACAAGGCCAGAGTGTTATTTAAAAGATTTTACAAAATAATTCTAAAAAATAAAGATTTATCCTTACAAACTGCACTTGTAATGAATAGCACGTTGCAAGTAATGTTTTGGGAGGTAGAAGGTATTATTGAAGGATTAGGAGCTTTAAATATTTATGAAAGGGAACTAGAAAGAGTATTTTTATTAAATCCTTTATTTATAAGAACGCCAGAAGATAGTATTTTAAAGATTTTAAGTAGAGAAATCCACTCCATCTTCAAAGAACTTGGCTTTGACCCGAATAAACCCATCCGTGAGCAAGAGCCAAATCCATTACCAGACAGAAAAGCCCTTGATGATATTGTCTTTGATGCCTTAGGATTAACAGAAGAAGAAAGAAAAGAGGTTTACTGGGCGGTGGCGGAATTGGTCAAAAATAGATTGGAGAAGGCAAGGAGTGTGTGA
- a CDS encoding helicase, which produces MVGSVLDLTFIVNEPGKTLKDRFKQLIKDCKYFDCIVAYFRISGFYALWEALEKTEKIRILVGMGVDKKTYDLLSVKEVKQEVQRFIEEDMSQSEDHLRVEEGVRKFIEWIREGKLEIRAHPSRRLHAKVYIMTFKEGDRDVGRVITGSSNFTESGLEDNLEFNVELKDRADYEYAKSRFEELWKESVDVTEDFVQTLKERTWLKEDITPYELYLKFLYEYFKEDLEGLERIYQEYEPTNFKRLEYQEQAVLNAKKIIEEHGGVFISDVVGLGKTYITAMLVKQLGGRTIVIAPPNLIDKNNPGSWYNVFSDFGIPAYYESTGKLDEALEEIKRREYKNVVIDESHRFRNESTISYEKLMQICRGKRVILVSATPYNNTPLDILNQIKLFQNPKNSTIPGIKDLERFFKRLQKRLDEVDRQENYDEYLRVAKEVAKEIRDKVLKYIMVRRTRSEIEKYFAEDLKRNNIKFPEVEDPKPIFYKLNDEEDKVFMETVELITKKLKYARYTPMLYLKRDISQQEAQSQRNMGSFMKVLLVKRLESSFYAFKKSIERFINSYEKFIKHYDNGVVYVSKKYINKIFELLESGDDEAIHRLIDEGKAERYNSEDFIPEFRKDLEWDLNILKRIKSMWDSLKRDPKLEELLKNLKENQLLKKGKIIIFTESKETAEYLAEKIEEDKHIEGKVLLFTGQSSPSVMEDVINNFSAKAREKRDEYRILISTDVLSEGVSLHRSNIVINYDIPWNPTRLMQRVGRVNRIDTPHDKIYTFNFFPTKQADTEIELTNIARSKVETFLTLLGGDSAILTEGEPVSSHELFDKLLSKKTITEEEEEEESELKYLRIIEDIKNNNEALFQKIKNLPKKARSAKALSPSIEALASHSSLLTFFRRGKLMKFFLADGKEVKEVDFLTAAKIFESQQNEKSEEIPLQKYYELLERNIKAFEDAINEESLEVKSGITGSNRRLLNLLKANQDKITDGLHREYINLVINRLEEGLLPKRTIQRVLKSIDENKEDILEDPIKLIGILKSQIPEELLKGHYIEAERMEKERGEVILSLYLL; this is translated from the coding sequence ATGGTGGGGAGCGTCCTGGACTTAACCTTTATAGTTAATGAACCAGGAAAAACTTTAAAAGATAGATTTAAACAGCTTATAAAGGATTGTAAATACTTTGATTGTATCGTGGCTTACTTTAGAATAAGCGGTTTTTATGCCCTCTGGGAAGCCTTAGAGAAAACGGAAAAGATAAGAATACTTGTAGGCATGGGAGTGGACAAAAAGACCTATGACCTGCTTTCTGTTAAGGAAGTAAAGCAAGAGGTTCAAAGGTTCATAGAGGAGGATATGAGCCAGTCGGAGGACCATCTCAGAGTGGAAGAGGGGGTTCGTAAGTTTATTGAGTGGATAAGGGAAGGAAAACTGGAGATAAGAGCCCACCCTTCCAGAAGGCTTCATGCAAAGGTTTATATTATGACCTTTAAGGAAGGGGACAGGGACGTGGGAAGGGTAATTACTGGTTCTAGCAACTTTACAGAGTCTGGGTTGGAAGATAACCTTGAGTTCAACGTAGAGTTAAAAGACCGTGCGGACTACGAATATGCAAAAAGTAGGTTTGAAGAGCTGTGGAAAGAATCTGTTGATGTAACGGAGGACTTTGTGCAAACCTTAAAAGAAAGGACATGGTTAAAAGAAGATATCACGCCCTACGAGCTATATCTTAAATTCCTTTATGAATATTTTAAAGAGGACCTGGAAGGCTTAGAAAGAATTTACCAGGAGTATGAACCAACCAATTTTAAAAGGCTTGAGTACCAAGAACAGGCGGTTTTAAACGCAAAGAAGATAATAGAAGAGCATGGTGGAGTCTTCATATCCGATGTGGTTGGACTTGGTAAAACCTATATTACAGCAATGCTTGTAAAACAGCTTGGTGGAAGAACTATTGTTATAGCACCGCCCAATCTTATTGACAAGAACAATCCCGGGTCTTGGTACAACGTTTTTAGCGACTTTGGCATACCCGCATATTATGAATCTACTGGTAAGCTTGACGAAGCCTTGGAAGAGATAAAAAGAAGAGAGTATAAAAATGTGGTTATAGATGAATCGCACAGGTTTAGAAATGAAAGCACCATAAGCTATGAAAAGCTTATGCAGATATGTAGAGGCAAAAGGGTAATTTTGGTATCAGCTACGCCTTATAACAACACTCCTTTGGACATTCTCAATCAGATAAAGCTGTTCCAGAACCCTAAAAACAGCACAATTCCGGGAATTAAAGACCTTGAAAGATTTTTCAAAAGACTACAAAAGAGGCTTGATGAAGTAGACCGTCAGGAAAATTATGATGAATATCTTAGGGTAGCTAAGGAGGTAGCTAAGGAAATTAGGGACAAGGTTTTGAAATACATAATGGTAAGAAGGACAAGAAGCGAAATAGAAAAGTATTTTGCAGAAGATTTAAAAAGGAATAACATAAAATTTCCAGAAGTGGAAGACCCAAAGCCGATCTTTTATAAGTTAAACGACGAAGAGGATAAAGTTTTTATGGAAACTGTAGAGCTTATAACTAAAAAGTTAAAGTATGCACGTTATACACCCATGCTTTACCTAAAGCGTGATATATCACAACAGGAGGCTCAATCCCAGAGGAATATGGGATCCTTTATGAAAGTTTTGCTTGTAAAGAGGCTTGAGAGCAGTTTTTACGCTTTTAAAAAAAGCATTGAAAGGTTTATCAATTCTTATGAGAAGTTTATAAAACACTATGATAATGGTGTGGTCTATGTCAGTAAAAAGTATATAAACAAGATATTTGAGCTTTTGGAAAGTGGAGATGATGAAGCAATCCACAGGTTGATTGATGAAGGAAAAGCGGAAAGATACAACAGCGAAGACTTCATTCCAGAATTTAGAAAGGATTTAGAGTGGGACCTTAATATACTTAAAAGAATAAAATCCATGTGGGATTCTTTAAAAAGAGACCCAAAGCTTGAGGAGCTTTTAAAAAACCTAAAAGAAAACCAGCTTTTGAAAAAGGGGAAAATAATCATATTTACCGAATCAAAGGAAACGGCAGAATACCTGGCAGAAAAAATAGAAGAAGACAAACATATTGAAGGAAAGGTTCTTTTGTTCACTGGCCAATCTTCTCCTTCAGTTATGGAGGATGTTATAAACAATTTTTCTGCAAAAGCAAGAGAAAAGAGGGATGAATACAGAATACTTATATCAACAGATGTGCTTTCTGAAGGTGTTAGCCTTCACAGGTCAAACATAGTTATAAACTACGACATACCTTGGAACCCAACAAGGCTTATGCAAAGGGTAGGAAGGGTAAACCGCATAGACACACCCCATGACAAAATCTACACCTTTAACTTTTTCCCTACCAAGCAAGCGGACACAGAAATTGAACTTACAAACATAGCACGGTCCAAGGTAGAAACCTTTTTAACTTTGCTTGGTGGAGATTCTGCCATACTAACAGAGGGTGAACCCGTATCTTCTCACGAGCTGTTTGATAAGCTTCTATCCAAAAAGACCATAACTGAAGAGGAAGAGGAGGAGGAAAGTGAGCTAAAATACTTGAGAATTATTGAAGATATAAAGAATAACAACGAAGCACTATTCCAAAAGATAAAAAATTTACCTAAAAAAGCCCGTTCTGCAAAGGCTCTTTCTCCATCAATAGAGGCTTTAGCATCTCACAGTTCTCTTTTGACCTTCTTTAGAAGAGGTAAGTTGATGAAGTTTTTCTTAGCAGACGGAAAAGAGGTAAAAGAGGTAGATTTTCTAACTGCGGCAAAAATATTTGAAAGCCAACAGAACGAAAAGAGTGAGGAAATACCATTACAAAAATATTACGAACTTCTTGAAAGGAACATAAAAGCCTTTGAGGATGCAATCAATGAAGAATCTTTAGAAGTTAAAAGCGGAATAACAGGGTCTAATAGAAGGTTATTAAACTTGCTTAAAGCAAACCAAGATAAAATTACAGATGGTCTGCACAGAGAGTATATAAATTTGGTCATAAACAGGCTTGAAGAAGGACTATTGCCAAAGAGAACCATCCAAAGGGTATTAAAGTCTATTGATGAAAACAAGGAAGATATATTGGAGGACCCGATTAAACTGATTGGAATACTGAAAAGCCAAATACCAGAAGAGCTTTTGAAAGGCCATTACATAGAGGCAGAACGTATGGAGAAGGAAAGGGGGGAAGTAATACTCTCTTTATACTTACTTTGA
- the uppP gene encoding undecaprenyl-diphosphatase UppP: protein MDIKHAFIMGAVEGITEFLPISSTGHLILTAHILGIPQDSFTKSFEISIQLGAIMAILFLYWQRFLKDVELWKRIITAFLPTGLLGFSLYKFIKGYLIGNDHVVVIALVLGGFFLLFADRLCERFCYMGDIRDLSYPRAFAIGVFQSLAMIPGVSRSGATIIGGMLMGLNRKTAAEFSFLLAVPTMLIATGYDLYKSHQSFNLQDWQVLFVGFITAFFFALLSVKTLLNFLKNHSFFVFGVYRILVGLLYAYVFLR, encoded by the coding sequence GTGGATATAAAACATGCCTTTATTATGGGAGCAGTAGAAGGAATAACAGAGTTCTTGCCCATCTCTTCCACAGGCCACCTTATTCTCACAGCCCATATACTTGGCATACCTCAGGATAGCTTTACCAAAAGCTTTGAAATATCCATACAGCTTGGAGCCATAATGGCGATCCTCTTCCTATACTGGCAAAGGTTTTTAAAAGATGTGGAGCTTTGGAAGAGAATCATCACTGCCTTTTTGCCCACAGGTCTTTTGGGCTTTAGCCTTTACAAGTTCATAAAGGGCTACCTTATAGGCAACGACCATGTGGTGGTTATAGCCTTGGTTTTGGGAGGCTTTTTCCTCCTTTTTGCAGACAGGCTTTGTGAGAGGTTTTGTTATATGGGAGATATAAGGGACCTTAGCTATCCAAGGGCCTTCGCCATTGGAGTCTTTCAGAGCCTTGCCATGATACCGGGAGTCTCCCGCTCTGGCGCCACCATAATAGGTGGTATGCTTATGGGCTTAAACAGGAAGACTGCTGCAGAGTTTTCCTTCCTTTTGGCAGTTCCCACCATGCTAATAGCCACAGGCTACGACCTTTACAAATCCCATCAAAGCTTTAACCTCCAAGATTGGCAAGTCCTTTTTGTAGGCTTTATAACGGCCTTCTTCTTTGCCCTTTTGAGTGTAAAAACCCTCCTTAACTTTCTAAAAAACCATTCCTTTTTTGTCTTTGGAGTCTACAGAATATTAGTTGGCCTGCTTTATGCCTATGTGTTTTTGAGGTAA